A stretch of DNA from Noviherbaspirillum sedimenti:
ACCCTGGCCTACCTGGTGATCGTGGCCGGCTGGATCCTGTCGCCATGGAATATTTGGAAATAAAGGCGCAATAAAATGGAAGCCATTAAAGATTTTTTCGGCAGCCTGCTGCTGCGCGAGCTGGTCAAGGGCCTGGCCCTGACTGGTCGCTATTTGTTCGCTCGCAAGATCACGGTACTGTTCCCCGAAGAGAAGACGCCGATGTCGCCGCGTTTTCGCGGTCTGCATGCGCTGCGCCGCTACCCGAACGGCGAAGAGCGTTGCATCGCCTGCAAACTGTGCGAAGCGGTATGCCCGGCACTGGCCATCACCATCGAATCGGAACAGCGTGATGACGGCAGCCGCCGTACCACCCGTTACGACATCGACCTGACCAAGTGCATCTTCTGCGGCTTCTGCGAAGAGTCGTGCCCGGTTGATTCGATCGTCGAGACGCATCATCTGGAATACCACGGCGAAAAACGCGGCGATCTGTACTACACCAAGGAAATGCTGCTTGCCGTGGGTGACCGGTATGAGAAAGAAATTGCCGCGAACCGCGCGGCCGATGCCGCCTATCGTTGATCCGATTGCATTGACAAGATAGCAGCTTCGCAAAAAATTATTTATCTGGCCCATTATGGAATTTACAACTGCATTGTTTTACGCGTTTTCGACAATCATGGTGATTGCCGCCCTGCGCGTCATTACCGCCCGCAACCCGGTCCATGCCGCGCTGTTCCTGGTGCTGACATTCTTTTCCGCTGCCGCGATCTGGCTCCTGCTGAAAGCCGAATTCCTCGCCATCGTACTGGTGCTGGTGTATGTCGGCGCGGTCATGGTGCTGTTCCTGTTCGTGGTGATGATGCTCGACATTAATCTGGAAAAGCTGCGCGCCGGCTTCTGGGGTTACCTGCCGCTGGCGGCCGGCATCGGCGTGCTGATCGTGCTGCAGATGGCGGCGGTGATCTGGCGCGGCTTCCTCAAGGCTGACCAGGTAATCCCGGCAGCGTCTGCGAGCATTGGCGGCACCAAGGAGCTGGGCTTGCTGATCTATACCCAGTACATCTATGCGTTTGAAATCGCTGCGGTGATCCTGCTGGTGGCGATCGTTGCCGCCGTTGCGCTGACCCTGCGTCGCCGCAAGGACAGCAAGTATTTCAGCCCGTCGGATGCGGTCAAGGTCAAGGCCAGCGACCGCGTGCGCATCGTCAAGATGAAGGCGGAATCCAATCGCGACGCCGCGCAACCCGCAGCTCCTGCGGCAGAACAGAAATAAGGGGGAGGGACTATGGACTTGTCACTCGCGCATTTCCTGGTGCTTGGCGCCATCCTGTTTGCGATTTCGATCGTCGGCATTTTCCTGAACCGGAAAAACATCATCATCCTGCTGATGGCGATCGAATTGATGCTGCTGGCCGTGAACATGAATTTCATCGCGTTTTCCCATTACCTGGGCGACGCGGCCGGGCAGATCTTCGTTTTCTTCATTCTGACCGTTGCCGCGGCTGAGTCCGCGATCGGTCTGGCCATCCTCGTGGTGCTGTTCCGTAACCAGGACACCATCAATGTTGAAGATCTCGATACCCTCAAGGGTTAACCATAATTAACGATAAGGTCGAACATGGCGGGGCAACTCAACCCTAACCTCCTACTTGCCGTACCACTGGCGCCGCTGGTCGGCTCCGCAATTGCGGGCCTCCTTGGCACCAGGTTTTTTGGCAATGTAATCGGACGCAAGACTTCGCACACGGTCACCATCCTGGGCGTGCTGATCGCATTCCTGATCTCGGTGCAGACCCTGCTGGCGGTGCTGGATGGCGCCACCTACAACGGCAGCGTGTATGAATGGATGACGGTGGCTGGCGTGAAGCTGGAAGTTGGCTTCCTGGTCGACAGCCTGACCGCGATGATGATGTGCGTGGTGACCTTCGTGTCGCTGATGGTGCACATCTATACGATCGGCTACATGAAGGATGACGAGGGCTACAACCGCTTCTTCTCGTACATCTCGCTGTTTACCTTCTCGATGCTGATGCTGGTCATGAGCAACAACTTCCTGCAGCTGTTCTTCGGCTGGGAAGCGGTTGGCCTGGTGTCGTACCTGCTGATCGGTTTCTGGTATACCCGGCCGACGGCGATCTACGCCAACATGAAGGCCTTCCTGGTCAACCGTGTCGGCGACTTCGGCTTCATTCTCGGCATCGGCCTGCTGCTGGCCTATGCAGGTTCGATGGATTACAACGAAGTGTTTGCCAAGCGCGAGCAACTGGCAACCCTGACCCTGCCGGGCTCCGACTGGATGCTGCTGACGGTGGCCTGCATCTGCCTGTTCATCGGCGCCATGGGCAAGTCGGCGCAATTCCCGCTGCACGTGTGGCTGCCCGATTCGATGGAAGGCCCGACACCAATCTCGGCGCTGATCCATGCGGCGACCATGGTGACCGCCGGCATCTTCATGGTGGCGCGCATGTCGCCGCTGTTCGAACTGTCTGACACCGCCTTGTCGTTCATCATCGTGATCGGTTCCATTACGGCGCTGTTCATGGGTTTCCTCGGCATCATCCAGAACGACATCAAGCGCGTGGTGGCGTATTCGACGCTGTCGCAGCTGGGCTACATGACGGTGGCGCTGGGCGCTTCGGCCTACTCGGTAGCGGTGTTCCACCTGATGACCCACGCATTCTTCAAGGCGCTGCTGTTCCTTGGCGCCGGCGCGGTCATCATCGGCATGCACCATGACCAGGATATCCGCAACATGGGCGGCCTGCGCAAGTACATGCCGATCACCTGGATCACGTCGCTGCTGGGTTCGCTGGCCCTGATCGGCACGCCGTTCTTCTCCGGTTTCTACTCGAAGGACAGCATCATCATCGCCGTCCAGCATGCCAATATCGCCGGCGCGGGCTTTGCCTACTTCGCCGTGATGGCAGGCGTGTTCGTGACAGCGTTCTATTCGTTCCGCATGTATTTCCTGGTGTTCCATGGCGAAGAGCGTTTCGGCAAGGGGCATCACGATCATCACGGCGACCACGCCGATGAGGAAGTGTCCCCAGACCATCACCATGGCCTGGCTCCCGGCGAGAAGCCGCACGAGGCGCCGCTGGTGGTGACCCTGCCGCTGATCCTGCTGGCGATTCCATCGGTCGTGATCGGTTTCTTCACGGTCGGCCCGATGCTGTTCGGCGAGTTCTTCAACAATGTGATCTTCGTCAGCGCAGCGCATCCGGCCATGGCCGAACTGGCGCGCGACTTCCACGGCGCGGTAGCGATGGGACTGCACGGCTTCGTCACGCCGGTGTTCGCGCTGGCTGCTGGCGGCGTGGTGGCGGCGTACTACTGCTACATGGTCAATCCGCGCGTGCCGGCCTGGTTCTTCCACAAGTTCCACGCCGTGCATACGCTGCTAGACAACAAGTACTACATGGACAAGATCAACGAAGTCGTATTCGCCGGCGGCGCCCGTGCGCTGGGCGGCGGCTTCTGGAAGGTGGGCGACCGCGGCCTGATCGACGGCCTGATCGTCAATGGCAGCGCCCAAGTAGTCGAATGGTTTGCCCGGTTCACCCGCCGCTTCCAGTCGGGTTATATCTACCACTACGCTTTCGTGATGATCATCGGCGTGTTGGGCTTCCTGATCTGGTTCTTGCCGTTCCCGTTCGCCCAATAACCGGCCAAGCAAAATAAAAAAGCAATTATGATGCAGTCAACCATACCCCTCCTGAGCCTGGCGATCTGGTGCCCGATCGCATTCGGCGTATTCATCCTGGCATTCGGCCGCGACAACAATCCCGCCCTGGCGCGCGGGGTAGCGCTGATCGGTTCGCTGATCAGCTTCCTGGTGACGCTGCCGCTGGTCGCGCAATTCGACAATGCCGCGCACGGCATGCAGTTCGTCGAGAAATTCGCCTGGATCGATCGCTTCAATATCTTCTATTCTCTCGGTATCGACGGCATTTCGCTCTGGTTCGTGCCGCTGACGGCGTTCGTCACCGTGCTGGTGGTGGTGGCCGGCTGGGAAGTGATCGAGGACCGCGTAGCGCAATACATGGGCGCCTTCCTGATCCTGTCGGGCGTGATGATCGGTGTGTTTTGCGCACTCGACGGCGTGCTGTTCTACGTATTCTTCGAAGCGACCCTGATCCCGATGTTCATCATTATCGGCGTCTGGGGCGGCCCCAATCGCGTGTATGCGGCGATCAAGTTCTTCCTGTACACCTTCCTCGGCTCGCTGCTGATGCTGGTGGCGCTGCTGTACCTGTACTTCAAGTCGGGCAGCTTCGATATCCTGGCCTGGCACAAGCTGCCGCTGCCGATCGAAGCGCAGGTCCTGATCTTCCTGGCCTTCCTGATGGCTTTTGCGGTCAAGGTGCCGATGTGGCCGGTGCATACCTGGCTGCCGGATGCCCACGTCGAAGCACCGACCGGCGGCTCGGTGGTGCTGGCGGCAATCATGCTGAAGCTGGGCGGCTATGGTTTCCTGCGGTTCTCGCTGCCGATCGCACCGGACGCCAGCCAGCAGCTGTCCTGGCTGATCATTGCCCTGTCGCT
This window harbors:
- the nuoI gene encoding NADH-quinone oxidoreductase subunit NuoI yields the protein MEAIKDFFGSLLLRELVKGLALTGRYLFARKITVLFPEEKTPMSPRFRGLHALRRYPNGEERCIACKLCEAVCPALAITIESEQRDDGSRRTTRYDIDLTKCIFCGFCEESCPVDSIVETHHLEYHGEKRGDLYYTKEMLLAVGDRYEKEIAANRAADAAYR
- a CDS encoding NADH-quinone oxidoreductase subunit J — its product is MEFTTALFYAFSTIMVIAALRVITARNPVHAALFLVLTFFSAAAIWLLLKAEFLAIVLVLVYVGAVMVLFLFVVMMLDINLEKLRAGFWGYLPLAAGIGVLIVLQMAAVIWRGFLKADQVIPAASASIGGTKELGLLIYTQYIYAFEIAAVILLVAIVAAVALTLRRRKDSKYFSPSDAVKVKASDRVRIVKMKAESNRDAAQPAAPAAEQK
- the nuoK gene encoding NADH-quinone oxidoreductase subunit NuoK, which translates into the protein MDLSLAHFLVLGAILFAISIVGIFLNRKNIIILLMAIELMLLAVNMNFIAFSHYLGDAAGQIFVFFILTVAAAESAIGLAILVVLFRNQDTINVEDLDTLKG
- the nuoL gene encoding NADH-quinone oxidoreductase subunit L; this translates as MAGQLNPNLLLAVPLAPLVGSAIAGLLGTRFFGNVIGRKTSHTVTILGVLIAFLISVQTLLAVLDGATYNGSVYEWMTVAGVKLEVGFLVDSLTAMMMCVVTFVSLMVHIYTIGYMKDDEGYNRFFSYISLFTFSMLMLVMSNNFLQLFFGWEAVGLVSYLLIGFWYTRPTAIYANMKAFLVNRVGDFGFILGIGLLLAYAGSMDYNEVFAKREQLATLTLPGSDWMLLTVACICLFIGAMGKSAQFPLHVWLPDSMEGPTPISALIHAATMVTAGIFMVARMSPLFELSDTALSFIIVIGSITALFMGFLGIIQNDIKRVVAYSTLSQLGYMTVALGASAYSVAVFHLMTHAFFKALLFLGAGAVIIGMHHDQDIRNMGGLRKYMPITWITSLLGSLALIGTPFFSGFYSKDSIIIAVQHANIAGAGFAYFAVMAGVFVTAFYSFRMYFLVFHGEERFGKGHHDHHGDHADEEVSPDHHHGLAPGEKPHEAPLVVTLPLILLAIPSVVIGFFTVGPMLFGEFFNNVIFVSAAHPAMAELARDFHGAVAMGLHGFVTPVFALAAGGVVAAYYCYMVNPRVPAWFFHKFHAVHTLLDNKYYMDKINEVVFAGGARALGGGFWKVGDRGLIDGLIVNGSAQVVEWFARFTRRFQSGYIYHYAFVMIIGVLGFLIWFLPFPFAQ
- a CDS encoding NADH-quinone oxidoreductase subunit M, translating into MMQSTIPLLSLAIWCPIAFGVFILAFGRDNNPALARGVALIGSLISFLVTLPLVAQFDNAAHGMQFVEKFAWIDRFNIFYSLGIDGISLWFVPLTAFVTVLVVVAGWEVIEDRVAQYMGAFLILSGVMIGVFCALDGVLFYVFFEATLIPMFIIIGVWGGPNRVYAAIKFFLYTFLGSLLMLVALLYLYFKSGSFDILAWHKLPLPIEAQVLIFLAFLMAFAVKVPMWPVHTWLPDAHVEAPTGGSVVLAAIMLKLGGYGFLRFSLPIAPDASQQLSWLIIALSLIAVIYIGLVALVQTDMKKLVAYSSIAHMGFVTLGFFIFNDIGVQGGIVQMISHGFVSAAMFLCIGVLYDRMHSREIADYGGVVNTMPRFAAFFVLFSMANCGLPATSGFVGEFMVILGAVKFNFWIGVLTATALILGAAYSLWLAKRVIFGDVANAHVAALVDLNKREFLVLGVLAIAVLVMGLYPAPFTDAMQTSVTDLLKHVATSKLN